The Lysinibacillus pakistanensis genome includes a window with the following:
- a CDS encoding class I SAM-dependent methyltransferase encodes MADHYYTNKPQAESKPRHWTFKLLGHSFSFETDAGVFSKSEVDFGSRVLIDAFQMPDIDGAIFDVGCGYGPIGLSIAKTNPDRTVFMMDINERAVALSQKNAQVNGVQNVRIFVSDGLSMVDKDVKAAAILTNPPIRAGKETIFRFYDGAYDKLVSSGELWVVIQKKQGAPSTVSYLEEKFSEVEVVEKKKGYWIVRAKK; translated from the coding sequence ATGGCAGATCACTATTATACAAATAAGCCTCAAGCTGAGAGTAAACCTCGTCACTGGACATTCAAATTATTGGGGCATTCGTTTTCATTTGAGACGGATGCGGGTGTTTTTAGTAAAAGCGAAGTAGATTTTGGATCCCGTGTGTTAATAGATGCTTTTCAGATGCCTGATATTGATGGTGCAATTTTTGATGTGGGGTGTGGGTATGGACCAATCGGATTATCGATTGCCAAAACAAATCCAGATCGTACTGTTTTCATGATGGATATAAATGAACGTGCGGTTGCACTCTCGCAAAAAAATGCGCAAGTAAACGGAGTTCAAAATGTACGGATATTTGTGAGTGACGGACTATCGATGGTTGACAAGGATGTAAAAGCCGCAGCTATTTTAACCAATCCTCCAATTCGCGCCGGAAAAGAAACAATTTTCCGTTTTTACGATGGAGCTTATGATAAGTTAGTGTCATCTGGCGAGCTGTGGGTAGTAATTCAAAAAAAGCAAGGTGCACCATCAACGGTCAGTTACTTAGAAGAAAAATTTTCTGAAGTCGAAGTTGTGGAAAAGAAAAAAGGTTACTGGATCGTACGTGCAAAAAAATAA
- the rplL gene encoding 50S ribosomal protein L7/L12 codes for MNKEQILEAIKAMTVLELNDLVKAIEEEFGVTAAAPVAVVAGGAAGAAEEKTEFDVVLASAGAEKIKVIKVVREITGLGLKEAKEVVDNAPKALKEGVSKDEAEEIKAKLEEVGASVEVK; via the coding sequence ATGAATAAAGAGCAAATCTTAGAAGCTATCAAAGCTATGACAGTTCTTGAATTAAACGATTTAGTAAAAGCTATCGAAGAAGAATTCGGTGTAACAGCTGCTGCTCCTGTAGCAGTAGTTGCTGGTGGTGCTGCTGGCGCTGCTGAAGAAAAAACAGAGTTCGACGTAGTATTAGCATCTGCTGGTGCAGAAAAAATTAAAGTAATCAAAGTGGTTCGTGAAATCACTGGTTTAGGTCTTAAAGAAGCTAAAGAAGTAGTAGATAACGCTCCTAAAGCTCTTAAAGAAGGCGTATCTAAAGATGAAGCTGAAGAAATCAAAGCTAAACTTGAAGAAGTTGGCGCATCTGTAGAAGTTAAGTAA
- the rplJ gene encoding 50S ribosomal protein L10 — protein MSKAIENKQVQVQEITEKFQNAASVVVVDYRGLNVAQVTELRKQLREAGVEFKVYKNTLTRRATEAAGLGGINDVLVGPNAIAFSNEDVVAPAKIINEFAKKNEALEIKAGIIEGTVSSVEDVKALAELPSREGLLSMLLSVLQAPVRNFALATKAVAEQKEEQGA, from the coding sequence ATGAGCAAAGCAATCGAAAACAAACAAGTACAAGTTCAAGAGATTACTGAAAAGTTCCAAAACGCTGCTTCTGTAGTAGTTGTGGATTACCGTGGTCTTAATGTTGCACAAGTGACAGAGCTTCGTAAACAACTTCGTGAAGCTGGCGTTGAGTTCAAAGTATACAAAAATACATTAACTCGTCGTGCTACTGAAGCTGCTGGTCTTGGAGGAATCAATGACGTATTAGTTGGTCCTAACGCAATTGCGTTCTCAAATGAGGATGTTGTAGCGCCTGCTAAAATCATCAATGAGTTCGCTAAGAAAAATGAAGCTTTAGAAATTAAAGCAGGTATTATTGAAGGAACTGTTTCTTCAGTTGAAGATGTTAAAGCACTTGCAGAACTTCCATCACGCGAAGGTCTACTTTCTATGCTTTTATCTGTACTTCAAGCTCCAGTGCGTAACTTCGCACTTGCAACAAAAGCTGTTGCAGAACAAAAAGAAGAACAAGGCGCGTAA
- the rplA gene encoding 50S ribosomal protein L1: MAKKGKKLQDAAKLIDRNTLYSAQEAIELAQKTSTVNFDATVEVAFRLGIDTRKNDQQIRGAVVLPNGTGKTQRVLVFAKGEKLKEAEAAGADYVGDAEYIQKIQQGWFDFDVIVATPDMMGEVGKLGRVLGPKGLMPNPKTGTVTFDVTKAIEEIKAGKVEYRADKAGIIHAPIGKVSFSAEKLVENFLTVFDVVQKAKPAAAKGTYMKSVNVTTTMGPAVKIDASNVVVK, translated from the coding sequence ATGGCTAAAAAAGGTAAAAAACTGCAAGATGCAGCAAAATTAATCGATCGTAACACGCTTTACAGCGCTCAAGAGGCAATTGAACTTGCTCAAAAAACTAGCACAGTAAACTTCGACGCTACTGTAGAAGTTGCTTTCCGTTTAGGTATTGATACTCGTAAAAACGACCAACAAATCCGCGGTGCAGTAGTGCTTCCAAACGGTACTGGTAAAACTCAACGCGTATTAGTATTCGCGAAAGGTGAAAAACTTAAAGAAGCTGAAGCAGCTGGCGCTGACTATGTAGGTGATGCAGAGTACATCCAAAAAATCCAACAAGGTTGGTTTGATTTCGATGTAATCGTAGCAACTCCTGACATGATGGGTGAAGTTGGTAAACTTGGTCGTGTTTTAGGACCTAAAGGCTTAATGCCAAACCCTAAAACTGGTACAGTTACTTTTGATGTAACAAAAGCTATCGAAGAAATCAAAGCTGGTAAAGTAGAATACCGTGCAGATAAAGCTGGTATCATTCACGCTCCTATCGGTAAAGTTTCTTTCTCAGCAGAAAAATTAGTAGAAAACTTCTTAACTGTTTTTGATGTAGTGCAAAAAGCAAAACCAGCAGCAGCTAAAGGTACTTATATGAAATCTGTAAACGTTACAACTACAATGGGTCCAGCTGTTAAAATTGACGCTTCTAATGTAGTAGTAAAATAA
- the rplK gene encoding 50S ribosomal protein L11, which translates to MAKKVIKVVKLQIPAGKANPAPPVGPALGQAGVNIMGFCKEFNARTADQAGLIIPVEISVFEDRSFTFITKTPPAAVLLKVAAGIQSGSGEPNRKKVATVKRDKVREIAETKMPDLNAASVEAAMLMVEGTARSMGIVIED; encoded by the coding sequence GTGGCTAAAAAAGTTATTAAAGTTGTAAAACTTCAAATCCCTGCTGGTAAAGCAAATCCAGCTCCACCGGTTGGTCCTGCATTAGGTCAAGCAGGTGTGAATATCATGGGGTTCTGTAAAGAATTCAATGCGCGTACGGCTGATCAAGCTGGTCTTATTATTCCAGTTGAAATTTCAGTATTTGAAGACCGTTCTTTCACTTTCATTACAAAAACTCCACCTGCAGCAGTTCTACTTAAAGTAGCAGCTGGTATCCAATCTGGATCTGGTGAACCAAACCGTAAAAAAGTGGCAACGGTTAAACGTGATAAAGTTCGCGAAATCGCTGAAACTAAAATGCCAGACCTTAACGCTGCTTCAGTAGAAGCTGCTATGTTAATGGTTGAAGGTACTGCACGAAGCATGGGAATTGTTATCGAAGACTAA
- the nusG gene encoding transcription termination/antitermination protein NusG produces the protein MEKNWYVVHTYSGYENRVKANLEKRVETMGMQDKIFRVIVPEHEETEMKDGKKRTMMRKVFPGYVLVELIMTDDSWYVVRNTPGVTGFIGSSGGGAKPTPLLPEEADRLLQQMGMSDKVVEVDISVGEAVEVLEGPFAHFQGRVEEIDTEKGKVKVSVDMFGRETIMELNFEQIQKI, from the coding sequence ATGGAGAAAAATTGGTATGTTGTTCATACGTATTCAGGGTATGAAAATCGTGTAAAAGCAAACCTAGAAAAACGTGTTGAAACAATGGGGATGCAAGATAAGATTTTCCGTGTAATCGTGCCTGAACACGAGGAAACAGAAATGAAGGATGGAAAAAAACGTACAATGATGCGTAAAGTCTTCCCTGGTTATGTATTAGTAGAACTAATTATGACAGATGACTCTTGGTATGTTGTACGTAACACACCAGGTGTAACAGGCTTTATCGGTTCATCAGGTGGGGGTGCAAAACCAACACCTTTATTACCAGAAGAAGCAGATCGCCTGCTACAACAAATGGGTATGTCTGACAAAGTTGTAGAAGTGGATATTTCAGTGGGAGAGGCTGTCGAAGTATTGGAAGGGCCTTTTGCACACTTCCAAGGACGTGTAGAAGAAATTGACACTGAAAAAGGAAAAGTGAAAGTGTCTGTTGATATGTTTGGTCGCGAAACAATTATGGAACTTAACTTTGAACAAATACAGAAAATATAA
- the secE gene encoding preprotein translocase subunit SecE → MGKIKDFFSNVMSEMRKTSWPKSKELTKYTVVVISTVVIMALFFVLVDLGISSLFRWYLEL, encoded by the coding sequence ATGGGCAAGATTAAAGACTTTTTCAGCAATGTAATGTCGGAAATGCGCAAAACAAGCTGGCCAAAAAGTAAAGAACTGACGAAATATACAGTCGTTGTAATTTCAACTGTTGTAATTATGGCTTTATTTTTTGTGTTAGTAGACTTAGGTATTTCATCATTATTCCGCTGGTACTTAGAGTTATAA
- the rpmG gene encoding 50S ribosomal protein L33 — MAKKVVLNCEKCGSRNYTFPAKEGSTVRLELKKFCSHCNEHTVHKQTL, encoded by the coding sequence ATGGCAAAAAAAGTCGTGTTAAATTGTGAAAAATGCGGGTCGAGAAATTACACGTTCCCAGCAAAAGAAGGCTCAACTGTACGCCTCGAATTAAAGAAATTTTGCTCGCATTGCAATGAACATACAGTGCATAAACAAACGCTATAA
- the sigH gene encoding RNA polymerase sporulation sigma factor SigH: MFKNSIVQVTQDFERFNDEELIEMVHQGNTDALDYLITKYRLLVRAKARSYFLIGADKEDIVQEGMIGLYKAIRDFKGDKLASFRAFAELCITRQIITAIKTATRQKHIPLNSYVSLDKPIFDEESDRTLMDVLTGAIMDDPEELMIHREEFGYLEEKMSEILSELELQVLALYLDGQSYHEISTKLNRHVKSIDNALQRVKRKLERHLVLEEMS, from the coding sequence ATGTTTAAAAATAGCATTGTACAAGTGACACAAGATTTTGAACGATTCAATGATGAAGAACTTATTGAAATGGTGCATCAAGGTAATACAGATGCGTTAGATTATTTAATTACCAAATACCGTTTGTTAGTAAGAGCGAAGGCAAGATCTTATTTTTTAATTGGAGCAGATAAGGAAGACATTGTGCAAGAAGGTATGATTGGCTTGTATAAAGCGATACGAGACTTTAAAGGAGACAAGCTAGCTTCTTTTAGAGCATTTGCTGAGCTGTGTATTACAAGGCAAATTATTACAGCTATTAAAACTGCAACTAGACAAAAGCATATTCCACTTAATTCTTATGTATCCTTGGACAAGCCAATTTTTGATGAAGAATCAGATCGTACGTTAATGGATGTGTTAACAGGCGCTATTATGGATGATCCGGAAGAATTGATGATTCATAGAGAAGAGTTCGGCTATCTAGAAGAAAAGATGAGTGAGATTTTAAGTGAACTAGAGTTACAAGTACTAGCCTTATACTTAGATGGACAATCTTATCATGAGATTTCGACCAAATTAAATCGCCATGTGAAGTCGATTGACAATGCACTGCAAAGAGTAAAGCGTAAATTAGAGAGGCATTTAGTCCTTGAGGAAATGTCCTAA
- a CDS encoding NYN domain-containing protein, whose product MKNILLVDGYNMIGAWKELRPLRDAKFEDARRRLIELMAEYKAAMGWRVIIVFDAHLVPGVEQSYLENDVEIIYTRKNETADERIEKMTHELKARNVQIYVATSDMAEQSVIFGNGALRKSARELEIDMGIIQQKISHEVKRKQDSKPPSRIELKPDVALAFEKWRRGLK is encoded by the coding sequence ATGAAAAACATTTTGCTTGTTGACGGCTATAATATGATTGGAGCTTGGAAAGAGCTGCGGCCATTACGTGACGCGAAATTTGAAGATGCACGTAGAAGATTGATTGAGTTAATGGCCGAATATAAGGCTGCAATGGGATGGCGTGTCATTATCGTTTTTGACGCACATCTTGTACCAGGTGTGGAGCAATCTTATTTAGAAAATGATGTCGAAATCATTTATACACGGAAAAACGAAACAGCAGATGAACGTATTGAAAAAATGACACATGAACTAAAAGCTAGAAATGTTCAAATCTATGTAGCAACTTCTGATATGGCGGAGCAAAGCGTTATTTTTGGTAATGGCGCTTTACGAAAATCCGCAAGAGAGCTCGAGATTGATATGGGTATAATCCAACAAAAAATTTCACATGAGGTGAAGCGGAAACAAGATAGCAAACCGCCTTCTCGTATAGAATTAAAGCCAGATGTTGCGTTAGCTTTTGAAAAATGGAGACGTGGCTTGAAATGA
- the rlmB gene encoding 23S rRNA (guanosine(2251)-2'-O)-methyltransferase RlmB: MVEQNGEIIAGKNPVLEALRSGRDMNKVWIAEGVKKSGVNELLDLARERGVIVQFVPKKKVDQLSNANHQGIVASVAAYKYAELEDLFAAAAKKQEDPFFLILDELEDPHNLGSIMRTADAIGAHGIIIPKRRSVSLTAVVAKASTGAIEHVPVVRVNNLAHTVDELKERGVWIAGTDAKGSADYRKMDATLPLAIIIGSEGKGMGRLLKEKCDFLYHLPMVGHVTSLNASVAAALLMYEVYRKRQEAIE; this comes from the coding sequence ATGGTAGAGCAAAATGGTGAAATAATTGCCGGTAAAAACCCAGTGTTAGAAGCACTTCGTTCAGGCCGTGATATGAATAAAGTATGGATTGCAGAAGGTGTGAAAAAATCAGGTGTAAATGAATTACTTGATTTAGCACGAGAACGTGGTGTCATTGTTCAATTTGTTCCGAAAAAAAAGGTCGATCAATTATCAAATGCAAATCATCAAGGAATTGTTGCCTCTGTTGCAGCATATAAATATGCAGAGTTAGAGGATTTATTTGCCGCAGCAGCGAAAAAACAGGAGGATCCATTTTTCTTAATATTAGATGAGCTGGAGGATCCTCATAATCTAGGTTCTATTATGCGAACTGCAGATGCGATAGGAGCACATGGAATCATAATACCTAAGCGTCGTTCAGTAAGTTTAACCGCAGTAGTGGCAAAGGCTTCAACAGGAGCTATTGAGCATGTACCTGTAGTACGTGTGAATAATCTTGCTCATACAGTGGATGAACTTAAAGAACGAGGTGTATGGATAGCTGGTACAGATGCAAAGGGTTCTGCAGACTATCGAAAAATGGATGCTACATTACCACTTGCAATTATTATTGGTAGTGAGGGCAAAGGAATGGGCCGTCTACTAAAAGAGAAATGTGACTTTTTGTACCATTTACCAATGGTAGGGCATGTCACATCACTAAATGCATCAGTAGCTGCTGCACTCTTAATGTACGAAGTGTACCGTAAACGTCAAGAAGCGATTGAGTAG